The sequence below is a genomic window from Ovis aries strain OAR_USU_Benz2616 breed Rambouillet chromosome 19, ARS-UI_Ramb_v3.0, whole genome shotgun sequence.
AATGCCATGGACTGGGTGGctgacaacaacaaaatttatttatcACCCTTCTAGAGTCTGGGAAACGCACGATCAAGGCACCCAAGCAGTCAGATTCTAGGGAGAGCCCTCTTCCAGGATGCTAACTGCCAAATTCTCACTGTATCCTCACACACTctagagcagagagagggagcgAGCTCTCCTGTTCTTCTCATCAGGGCATTCATCCCATTCATGAGGCTGGAGCTCTCATGTGTGTgggcgtgctaagttgcttcagtcatgtctgactctttgcgaccctatggactgtagctcaccaggctcctctgtccaagggattctccaggcaagaatactggagtggattgccatgccctcctccagaggatcttcccaactcagggatcgaacctgtgtctcttacatctacctgtattagctggtgggttctttacactgGCACCGCCCGGGAAGCCCTGCACCCTCCTGACCTCACCTAATTCGATCACTTTCCAAAGGCTCCACCTCCTGATACCACCACAGTGGGGTTAAGGTTTCAACACACAAAGTTCGGAAGGACACATTTAGTCCATAACAGGGCTTTAGGGCTTCAATATGTGAACTTGGTGGGGAGCGGTGGGGCACAATTcagtctgtatttttaaattaaaaatgtcgCTAAGAAATGAATGTCTCTTAGGAGCCTCTGTGGCTGGCCTCCTCCTGCCTTGATGGATTACACACTTGAGCCCAATTTGACAACAGTAACTGACTTCTACTATCCCGACATCTACTCGAGCCCCTGcgatggggaggggagagacagcAAGCTGCTTCTCGCCGTCTTCTACTGCATTCTGTTTGTATTTGGTCTTCTGGGGAACAGCCTGGTCATCCTAGTCCTTGTCGCCTGCAAGAAACTGAGGAGCGTCACGGACGTGTACCTCCTGAACCTGGCCCTGTCCGACCTGCTGTTtgtcttctccttcccctttcaGACCCACTATCAGCTGGACCAGTGGGTATTTGGGACCATAATGTGCAAGGTGGTCTCCGGCTTTTActacgtcagcttcttcagcagcaTGTTCTTTATAACCCTCATGAGTATGGACAGGTACCTGGCGGTTGTCCATGCCGTCTATGCCTTGAAGGTGAGGACTATCAGCATGGGCACAGCCCTGAGTCTGGTGGTGTGGCTGACTGCCCTCGTGGCCACCAGCCCGTTACTAGTATTTTACCAAGTGGCCTCCGAAAATGGCATCCTACAGTGTTACACGTATTACAATCAGCAGACGCTGAAGTGGAAGATCTTCATCCACTTTGAGGTGAACATCTTAGGCCTGCTGATCCCGTTCAGCATCCTGATGTTCTGCTACATCCGCATCCTGCACCAGCTGAGGAGCTGCCAGAACCACAACAAGACCAAGGCCATCAAGCTCGTGCTCATCGTGGTGGTCGCCTCCCTACTCTTCTGGGTCCCTTTCAACATGGTCCTCTTCCTCACTTCCCTGCACGACATGCACATCTTGGATGGATGTGTCATGAGCCAGCAGCTGACCTACGCCACGCACGTCACAGAAACCATTTCCTTCACCCACTGCTGCGTGAACCCTATTATCTATGCGTTCATGGGTGAGAAGTTCAAGAAACACCTATCAGAACTATTTCGGAAGAGTTGCAGCCACATCTTCGTCTACATCGGGAGGCAGGTCTCCAGGGAGGCCTTGGAAAAATCATCCTCGAATCATCACTCCACTCGCTCCTCCACCATAGACTACATTCTGTGAGTCTGTGCAGGGCGGAGCATCCCTCTGCCTCCATCACCCACCTTCTTGAAATAGAAATGATTCACGCTGGAGGTGGAGGCTACATTGAAGGGAGACTCTTAGAAAGCTGGCTGGAGACGCAAGACTTCTTTCATGATATTCGGTGAATTACTACTATTGCAAGTCAACCCTCTCAACTTTCAAAGACTTTGtcactattttcttaaaatagtcGATAAGTTTCACTGTGTTAGCTATAgggattccccccccccccccccccgcccaggtTTTGGAGTATCTTTATCAAATACCAGctttaattttatcaaatgccttCTCCTTatctattgaggtgatcatgTAGTTTTCCTCCATTATTCTGTTAATTTCGTGAACTATATTGAtaggttttcttattttaaatcaaCCCATGTTTTCCCTAGAAAAAAATGACCTCATGTTTATGATCATTTCAACAATAAACAATTGGATTCTCTTGGGATTTCTGTATCTGTGTTCATGAGCGATACTGACCGGCAACACTTGTGACGTAGGAAGTGCCTCGGATCTTGAACCATGCTGGCCTCGCTCAGGACATTGCAAGGGACACCTTGGATTTCCCGGCCTGGACCCTGCTCCTCACTTACAAGCTGGCCTGAGGTAGCATCTCTGCATGTCAAGGCAGACACGTGTGAGATAAGGTTGAAGATGGTGATGACGGTGCTTTCTGTCTTGCCTGCTCCATAGACGTACCCGATGTCCCACCTATAGCCTATAAATATCTTTGTGCACATAAAAGGTTGTTATTACTATAATAAAAATGCACAGCCTTTAGCATTTTACTAGCTCTGCAGTTTGGGGCGATGTACTTTACCTGTTCTCTGCTTCAGTGTCTTTATATGTAAATGCAGATATTAACAGCAATAACGATACCTCTGATTTCTGTGAGACAGTTATGCAAGGTTACGAAGCTGTGTTCTAACGCCACCTACTGTTCACTCACTGGGAGTAGCAAGAGTCCCCTAAAGCAGGGTGGAAAGAATGGGAGCTCATTCCTGCGTgtatctggtgtgtgtgtgtgtggtatgttaAGAATGTGTCAGGGAAAGGCTGAAAAACTGTTTCCGATTAAAGGAGGCTAAAGACATGACAATTAACTGAAATATATGATCTTAAACTGGATTCTGGGTTGGTGGAGGGGGAATGCTCTGAAAGACAGTTTGGGAACAACTGGTGAACTTTTAATTTGGGCTGTTTATGAGataacattggagaaggcaatggaaccccactccagtgttctttcctggagaatcccaggtgggggagcctggtgggctgccgtctatggggtcgcacagagtcggacacgactgaagtgacttagcagcatgagaTAACATTAAGTATTAAAATTGATAAAACAGAGAAACAGGTAGAACAGCAGCTGGGGGTAGAAAGTGCAACAATCAGCATTGCTTGTTAACTACCTACTTAGGACATAAACCCCATGAGGTCATCGACTTTGTCTCTTATTCACCCCTGTGCCTCCAGAGTCTGGAACAGTTCCTGGCACGTAGTATGCGCCTAATTAACATTTGtcagatgaataaatgaatgggccTCTGAAACAAGACACAGTTAAGAACAGGGTGAGGTATCAAAGCCATCTGTCCTTCCACATAGAGACTGAGGTTATCCGCTCTGGCTCCTGGTTACTGTTTGTCATCCCGGTGAACCTGGCCTGCAAAACATTCTGATTGACTCAGTTGTTCCAGGCACACAGCCAGAAATACATCTGGCAACTCCCCAGGTCAAATACATGTGTAACTTACTAATCCACAATTGCCTAATGTCCTTTCTAGTTCCGCTCCCCACTGCTTGGCCTGATGCAGGAGAGGGACGTGGGACGGCCTGGCCCTCAGAGGACCCACACAGGCTCTGATTGGCTGAGTCCGAGCCTCAGGTCTGTGCTCAATTACCAGGAGGAAGGCTTGCCTTTGGCAGAAAGTTCAGTTGGCACGTCTCGGTTAGACATCATGCTGCAGAGAGGTCTCAGGTGGCTGGCGAGGCCCCAGCAGGCAGCACGCCTTCTCCCAGCCCTGGCTGGCCAGCCCCGGATGCTCTGGGCAGCCTGGATGCCAGCCCCACTCATCACTGTGAGTACCCACGTTGCATCCAGATGCGGGTCACTGTGAGTGTGGTCAGAGTCTCAGATTGAGGGAGCTACAAGGGACCTTAGGCTCCTTTGACAGATGAGAACTCAGAGCCAGGACTCCTGATTCCTAGAAGATGCTTATGCCACTTGGCCGTTTCATCCTGTATGGAGGGGTGCACCCTCAGACTGGGAACTTAGTGACAATATCTGGAGGCCCTCCAGTCTTACTGACTCTGCTGAACCTTTCCCATATGGTTAAGTGGGGTTGCCGAGCCCCAGAGTGAGCAAGTGAGCAGAATCAGGGAAAGAGAATCTCATTAGTGGTGATTCAAGGGAAAGCAGTGGTTACTGTTTAACATAacattttccagacaaaaaagAGGCAAGACTAAAAGAAAATTGTGGGTAAGAGTCAAGATGAGGGAGCAGGAGGTCAAGGAGTTCGTGTCTGCTCATAAGTAGGAACACCTGCTAGGCGCTGGA
It includes:
- the CCR8 gene encoding C-C chemokine receptor type 8 isoform X1, producing the protein MDYTLEPNLTTVTDFYYPDIYSSPCDGEGRDSKLLLAVFYCILFVFGLLGNSLVILVLVACKKLRSVTDVYLLNLALSDLLFVFSFPFQTHYQLDQWVFGTIMCKVVSGFYYVSFFSSMFFITLMSMDRYLAVVHAVYALKVRTISMGTALSLVVWLTALVATSPLLVFYQVASENGILQCYTYYNQQTLKWKIFIHFEVNILGLLIPFSILMFCYIRILHQLRSCQNHNKTKAIKLVLIVVVASLLFWVPFNMVLFLTSLHDMHILDGCVMSQQLTYATHVTETISFTHCCVNPIIYAFMGEKFKKHLSELFRKSCSHIFVYIGRQVSREALEKSSSNHHSTRSSTIDYIL
- the CCR8 gene encoding C-C chemokine receptor type 8 isoform X2, with product MSLRSLCGWPPPALMDYTLEPNLTTVTDFYYPDIYSSPCDGEGRDSKLLLAVFYCILFVFGLLGNSLVILVLVACKKLRSVTDVYLLNLALSDLLFVFSFPFQTHYQLDQWVFGTIMCKVVSGFYYVSFFSSMFFITLMSMDRYLAVVHAVYALKVRTISMGTALSLVVWLTALVATSPLLVFYQVASENGILQCYTYYNQQTLKWKIFIHFEVNILGLLIPFSILMFCYIRILHQLRSCQNHNKTKAIKLVLIVVVASLLFWVPFNMVLFLTSLHDMHILDGCVMSQQLTYATHVTETISFTHCCVNPIIYAFMGEKFKKHLSELFRKSCSHIFVYIGRQVSREALEKSSSNHHSTRSSTIDYIL